A single uncultured Acetobacterium sp. DNA region contains:
- a CDS encoding propanediol/glycerol family dehydratase large subunit, translated as MKSKRFEALAARPVKKDGFVKEWPEVGLIAMNSPGDPVPSLIVENGVVVELDGKKRAEFDMLDTFIANYAIRLEKAQEYMAMDSIKIANMLVDINVPRDIVVDITTSITPAKITEVLGHMTVLEMMMAQSKMRARLMPSNQCHVTNVKDNMVQIAADAAEAAIRGFDEMETTVGIGRYAPFNALAIMVGANVGRPGILTQCAVEEATELDLGMKGYTAYAETISVYGTEPVFMDGDDTPYSKAFLASSYASRGLKMRFTSGSGSEVQMGYAEGKSMLYLEARCLYITKGAGVQGSQNGSVSCIGVPAGVPGGIREVLAENLLAACLDLECASSNDQTFTHSDLRRVARSLMQMVPGTDYICSGYSATPNYDNMFAGSNWDADDYDDWNVIQRDLKIDAGLQPADEDTVVAARAKGARAMQILFRELGLTEITDAEVEAATYARGSQDMPDRDVVADLKSVEDLMGRGATAVDFIKALDRGGMRDVAESIFNIQLQKCAGDYLHTASKLSSTWECISAVNYPNTYHGVKTGYVISDERWAQIQDIPWAVDPASI; from the coding sequence ATGAAGTCAAAAAGATTTGAAGCTTTAGCAGCTCGTCCAGTCAAAAAGGATGGTTTCGTTAAAGAATGGCCAGAAGTAGGTCTAATTGCAATGAACAGCCCTGGGGACCCAGTTCCTAGTTTAATCGTTGAAAATGGTGTAGTTGTAGAACTGGATGGAAAAAAACGAGCTGAATTCGATATGCTTGATACTTTCATCGCTAACTATGCAATTCGTTTAGAAAAAGCCCAAGAATATATGGCAATGGATTCGATCAAAATTGCCAATATGCTTGTTGATATTAATGTACCAAGAGATATCGTTGTCGATATTACGACATCAATCACTCCTGCTAAAATTACCGAAGTACTTGGTCATATGACAGTATTAGAAATGATGATGGCTCAAAGTAAAATGCGAGCTCGTTTAATGCCTTCTAACCAATGTCACGTTACCAACGTAAAAGATAACATGGTTCAAATCGCTGCTGATGCTGCAGAAGCTGCTATCCGTGGATTTGATGAAATGGAAACAACCGTAGGTATTGGTCGTTATGCACCATTTAACGCACTTGCGATCATGGTCGGCGCAAATGTTGGTCGTCCAGGTATCTTAACACAATGTGCGGTTGAAGAAGCTACCGAACTTGACCTTGGTATGAAAGGTTACACCGCGTATGCTGAAACTATTTCTGTATATGGTACAGAACCAGTTTTCATGGATGGTGATGATACGCCATACTCTAAAGCTTTCTTAGCATCAAGCTACGCTTCTCGTGGTTTGAAAATGCGTTTTACATCTGGTTCTGGATCAGAAGTACAAATGGGTTATGCAGAAGGCAAATCAATGCTTTATCTTGAAGCTCGATGCTTATACATCACTAAGGGCGCCGGCGTACAAGGAAGCCAGAATGGTTCAGTTTCTTGTATCGGTGTTCCAGCTGGTGTACCAGGTGGTATCCGAGAAGTATTGGCTGAAAACTTATTAGCAGCATGCCTCGATTTAGAGTGTGCTTCTTCTAATGACCAAACCTTTACTCACTCTGACTTACGACGAGTTGCTCGTTCATTAATGCAAATGGTACCAGGAACTGATTATATCTGTTCTGGTTACTCTGCTACACCTAACTATGATAATATGTTTGCAGGCTCTAACTGGGATGCAGATGATTATGACGATTGGAATGTAATCCAACGTGACTTAAAAATCGATGCCGGTTTACAACCTGCTGATGAAGATACAGTTGTTGCTGCTCGTGCTAAAGGCGCTCGCGCAATGCAAATCTTATTCAGAGAATTAGGCTTAACCGAAATCACTGATGCTGAAGTTGAAGCTGCAACTTATGCACGTGGATCTCAAGATATGCCTGACCGTGATGTCGTAGCTGACTTAAAATCTGTTGAAGATTTAATGGGTCGCGGCGCAACAGCGGTTGACTTTATTAAAGCTTTAGACCGAGGCGGCATGAGAGATGTTGCTGAATCGATCTTTAACATTCAGTTACAGAAATGTGCTGGTGACTACTTACACACTGCTTCTAAATTAAGCTCTACATGGGAATGTATTTCAGCAGTTAACTATCCAAATACTTATCATGGAGTAAAAACTGGTTATGTAATCAGTGATGAAAGATGGGCACAAATCCAAGATATTCCATGGGCTGTTGACCCAGCAAGCATATAG
- a CDS encoding PocR ligand-binding domain-containing protein produces MRVLLKITDIIDVEVLQRIQDSFSDATGLAAVTVDYKGNPITEYSNFSEYCNCVRKDSNNRDCCYQSDAHGGIESARSGKPSIYICHGGLVDLAVPIMVKGNYLGAIMAGQVKIDEEEMKRLPFGTSHELTDFSKNPEITDLYDKTLKTTLTQVRAAADLLYTIANYLVEKQMIHIIQEELHNKNLELMEEVKLRSEVEASLKEADLKALQAQINPHFLFNVLNTIGRLALLEGADKTQEMIYAFSDMMRYTLKKEKNNVVTLKEEMEHVQNYLSIQKMRLGNRLNYSVEVDELAEDILCPFMTIQPFVENAIIHAIEPNAKGGQVRITADILKEVAILKIVDDGKGIPNDRIHKILDGTYEADGREKNTGIGINNANKRLMYYYGVDYGVEIKSELENGTEITIKIPRKSLAGRGL; encoded by the coding sequence ATGAGAGTCTTACTAAAGATTACTGACATTATTGACGTAGAGGTGCTGCAAAGAATCCAGGATTCTTTTTCAGATGCCACCGGACTTGCTGCGGTTACTGTTGATTACAAGGGCAATCCGATTACAGAATACAGTAATTTTTCGGAATACTGTAATTGTGTCAGAAAAGACAGCAACAATCGGGATTGCTGTTATCAATCAGATGCCCATGGGGGCATTGAGTCAGCACGTTCTGGGAAACCATCGATTTACATTTGCCATGGAGGATTAGTAGATCTTGCAGTTCCAATTATGGTAAAAGGTAATTATCTGGGGGCAATTATGGCTGGTCAGGTAAAAATTGATGAAGAAGAAATGAAACGCCTGCCTTTTGGAACAAGTCATGAATTGACAGATTTTTCAAAAAATCCTGAAATTACTGATTTATATGACAAAACACTAAAAACAACTCTCACTCAGGTAAGAGCGGCAGCGGATCTGCTTTATACAATTGCCAATTATCTTGTCGAAAAACAGATGATCCACATCATTCAGGAGGAATTGCATAATAAAAATCTTGAGTTGATGGAAGAGGTTAAGCTGCGGAGTGAGGTTGAGGCCTCCCTGAAAGAGGCGGACTTGAAAGCGCTACAGGCTCAGATTAATCCGCATTTTCTGTTTAATGTATTAAATACGATTGGCCGTTTGGCTCTTTTAGAAGGTGCTGACAAAACCCAGGAAATGATTTATGCGTTTTCGGATATGATGCGTTATACCTTGAAAAAAGAAAAAAATAATGTAGTAACCTTAAAAGAAGAGATGGAACATGTTCAGAATTATTTATCCATCCAAAAAATGCGGCTGGGCAATCGGTTGAATTATTCAGTGGAAGTAGATGAGTTGGCAGAAGATATTCTGTGTCCATTTATGACCATCCAGCCTTTTGTGGAAAATGCCATTATCCATGCCATTGAACCCAATGCAAAAGGTGGTCAAGTGAGAATAACGGCGGATATTTTAAAAGAAGTTGCCATATTGAAAATTGTCGATGACGGCAAAGGTATTCCAAATGACCGGATCCATAAAATTTTGGATGGAACCTACGAAGCGGATGGACGGGAAAAAAATACCGGAATCGGAATCAATAACGCGAACAAGCGGCTTATGTATTACTATGGCGTTGATTATGGGGTTGAGATAAAAAGTGAGCTTGAAAACGGCACTGAAATTACCATTAAAATACCCCGTAAATCTCTAGCTGGGAGGGGATTATAA
- a CDS encoding propanediol/glycerol family dehydratase medium subunit, whose translation MAINEQMLKSIIEDVLKEMTGATSAAAPAATAAGSVKLTPIGEAKQGMASDEVVIGLAPAFAESQTVTIVGLPHDKVLKEIIAGIEEEGLKARVIKIYRSSDVAVCGHTAAKLSGSGIGIGIQSKGTSLIHQKDLPQLSNLELFSQAPLIDLETYRMIGKNAAKYAKGESPAPVPVRNDQMARPAYQAKAALLHIKETEHVEAGKKAVEQQVSFV comes from the coding sequence ATGGCTATAAACGAACAAATGTTAAAAAGCATTATCGAAGATGTTTTAAAAGAAATGACTGGCGCTACTTCAGCTGCTGCACCAGCTGCTACTGCTGCTGGCTCAGTTAAACTGACTCCAATCGGAGAAGCAAAACAAGGAATGGCTAGTGATGAAGTAGTTATTGGTTTAGCTCCTGCTTTTGCAGAATCTCAAACGGTAACAATCGTTGGTCTTCCACACGATAAAGTTCTTAAAGAAATTATCGCTGGTATTGAAGAAGAAGGCTTAAAAGCCCGAGTTATCAAAATTTACAGAAGTTCTGACGTTGCTGTATGCGGTCATACTGCTGCTAAACTTTCTGGATCCGGAATCGGTATTGGTATCCAGTCAAAAGGTACTTCTTTAATTCACCAAAAAGATTTACCACAGTTAAGTAACTTAGAATTATTTTCTCAAGCACCATTGATCGATTTAGAAACATATCGTATGATTGGGAAAAATGCTGCTAAATATGCTAAAGGCGAAAGCCCAGCACCCGTTCCAGTAAGAAACGACCAAATGGCTCGTCCAGCTTACCAGGCAAAAGCAGCCTTATTACATATTAAAGAAACTGAACATGTTGAAGCCGGTAAAAAAGCCGTCGAACAACAAGTTTCGTTTGTATAA
- the pduB gene encoding propanediol utilization microcompartment protein PduB, protein MKDDLMNKLMEEVMKKMSEVEETGSVAAATGVCGLTEFVGTAVGNTIGFVIANVDRTLHEAMKIDPKYRSIGILSARTGAGPQIFAADEAVKATNCEVVSCELARDTEGGAGHGSLIIFGAEDVSDAKRAVEVALNDLNRTFGDVYANASGHLEFQYTARASFACNMTLGAPIGKAFAIIVGAPAGIGVLMSDAALKAANVELVGYASPDNGGTKYSNESMIFISGDAGAVRQAVYAAREVGKQALEALGGPCPPVTTPYI, encoded by the coding sequence ATGAAAGATGATTTAATGAACAAGTTGATGGAAGAAGTTATGAAAAAAATGAGTGAAGTTGAAGAAACTGGCTCAGTTGCCGCTGCAACAGGTGTATGCGGATTGACCGAATTTGTAGGAACAGCTGTTGGTAACACAATTGGTTTTGTTATTGCAAACGTGGACAGAACTTTACATGAAGCTATGAAAATTGATCCTAAATACAGATCTATCGGTATTCTTTCCGCTAGAACTGGTGCTGGTCCTCAGATTTTCGCTGCTGATGAAGCTGTAAAAGCTACTAATTGCGAAGTTGTTTCTTGTGAACTTGCAAGAGATACTGAAGGTGGCGCAGGTCATGGTTCTTTAATTATCTTTGGAGCTGAAGATGTATCTGACGCTAAACGAGCTGTTGAAGTTGCCCTTAACGACTTAAACAGAACCTTCGGAGATGTATATGCAAATGCTTCAGGTCATTTAGAATTCCAATATACTGCACGTGCAAGCTTTGCTTGTAACATGACTTTAGGCGCTCCAATCGGAAAAGCCTTTGCAATCATTGTTGGTGCTCCAGCTGGTATCGGCGTATTAATGTCAGATGCTGCTTTAAAAGCTGCGAATGTAGAATTAGTTGGATATGCTTCACCAGATAATGGTGGAACAAAATACTCGAATGAATCAATGATCTTCATTTCTGGAGACGCTGGTGCTGTTCGTCAAGCCGTATACGCTGCTAGAGAAGTTGGTAAACAAGCTTTAGAAGCTCTTGGCGGTCCTTGCCCACCTGTAACAACTCCTTATATTTAA
- the pduA gene encoding propanediol utilization microcompartment protein PduA → MTNEALGMIETKGLVAAIEAADAMVKSANVSLMGYEKIGSGLVTVMVRGDVGAVKAAVDAGAAAADKVGQVVSVHVIPRPHGDVEKILPSL, encoded by the coding sequence ATGACAAACGAAGCTTTAGGCATGATTGAAACCAAAGGTCTAGTTGCCGCTATTGAAGCAGCAGATGCTATGGTAAAATCAGCAAATGTATCATTAATGGGCTACGAAAAAATCGGTTCTGGTTTAGTAACTGTAATGGTTCGTGGTGATGTTGGAGCAGTTAAGGCTGCAGTTGATGCAGGTGCTGCAGCAGCTGACAAAGTTGGACAAGTTGTTTCAGTACACGTAATCCCAAGACCACACGGTGATGTGGAGAAAATTTTACCAAGTCTATAA
- a CDS encoding response regulator, whose product MYKLFIVEDEHLEIEAIKLILSQHGENIEVIGEASSGLVAIEEIRRLNPDIILLDINIPEINGIDVLKMIKKEDHEKKVILITAFNEFDFAHQAIKARVDDFLLKPIRPQQLMDSINQSIASLKNNAKERFDEKMNEVIFAIIQKKYSDARTALISYLDMIYDYHTYDIMSVQAEIKHFMEELNIVTQDMCGYELNSPLCSHNNMQFVNGYKNRYDLKIEIMKTIDKVFDRMLDNKETRKNNIEDILNYIDRNCYKDISLDQVGEYANMSSYYLSKIFKKETGVNFVTYLTERKIEIAKDMLANTDVPIINIALDLSYHEPNYFSKVFKKSTGMTPTEYRKERRGIAMEEEEHLANNHAKDEKYLDKHREVS is encoded by the coding sequence ATGTATAAACTGTTTATTGTAGAAGACGAACATTTAGAGATTGAAGCGATTAAACTCATTTTGAGTCAGCATGGCGAAAATATTGAAGTTATCGGTGAAGCATCATCAGGTTTGGTGGCGATTGAAGAAATCCGTCGATTGAATCCAGATATTATTCTTTTGGATATTAATATTCCTGAGATTAATGGGATTGATGTATTAAAAATGATCAAAAAAGAAGATCATGAAAAAAAGGTCATTTTGATTACGGCGTTTAACGAATTTGATTTTGCTCATCAAGCCATCAAGGCTCGGGTGGATGATTTTCTGCTGAAGCCGATTAGACCACAACAACTGATGGATTCGATTAATCAGAGTATCGCTTCATTAAAAAATAATGCCAAAGAACGATTTGATGAAAAAATGAATGAAGTGATTTTTGCGATCATCCAGAAAAAGTACAGTGATGCCAGAACGGCCCTGATCAGTTATCTGGATATGATTTATGATTACCACACCTACGATATCATGTCAGTTCAAGCAGAAATAAAACATTTTATGGAAGAACTTAACATTGTTACCCAGGATATGTGTGGTTATGAACTGAATAGTCCGCTATGTTCCCACAATAACATGCAGTTTGTCAACGGCTATAAAAATCGCTATGATTTAAAAATAGAAATCATGAAAACCATCGACAAGGTCTTTGATCGGATGCTTGATAATAAGGAAACCCGCAAGAATAACATCGAAGATATTTTAAACTATATTGATCGCAACTGTTATAAGGACATTTCCCTTGATCAGGTCGGCGAATACGCTAATATGAGTTCTTACTATTTAAGTAAGATCTTTAAAAAGGAAACGGGTGTAAACTTTGTCACTTATCTGACCGAGCGAAAAATTGAAATCGCCAAGGATATGCTGGCCAATACCGATGTGCCGATTATCAATATTGCGTTGGATCTTTCTTATCATGAACCAAACTATTTCAGTAAGGTGTTTAAAAAGAGTACCGGCATGACCCCGACGGAGTATCGAAAAGAACGTCGTGGTATTGCGATGGAAGAGGAAGAACATTTAGCGAACAACCACGCGAAAGATGAAAAATACTTAGATAAACATCGGGAAGTATCCTGA
- a CDS encoding helix-turn-helix transcriptional regulator — protein sequence MCINVTKEFAVKLQSLIIESGKSIKQLAVDIGVPSGSLSKYQNNAAEPGINSLYKIADYFHVSADYLLGITDQRTSNIDDKAIHETIGLSDKAIEKLKGYKKYLPGVLIPVLSELIECEAEPDALSLREKYSAITTITDEERQGILDHYEDEASHFPYPENEDDPFVYVPEFWEGPLLLIAEYFESVVDEEGSLRIKLNNSFVHKVDAQEIIDTVILDQIKNVLIYTRCARERSKVNAEIRYEKYANTLEEVKLLKMLEKSNFYEVFGKVENLTKEKFLKVFAEKITENSTSENSKIAITGSDLKLDKIIEEAIKEEEV from the coding sequence ATGTGTATCAATGTAACAAAAGAGTTTGCTGTAAAGTTACAATCACTGATTATTGAAAGTGGAAAATCTATCAAGCAGTTAGCTGTAGATATAGGTGTGCCTTCGGGATCTTTAAGCAAATATCAAAATAATGCTGCTGAGCCTGGGATAAATAGCCTCTATAAAATCGCTGACTATTTTCATGTTTCCGCTGATTATCTGCTTGGAATCACAGACCAAAGAACCTCTAATATAGATGATAAGGCCATCCATGAGACCATAGGGTTAAGTGATAAAGCAATTGAAAAATTGAAAGGTTATAAAAAATACCTTCCCGGCGTACTGATTCCAGTATTAAGTGAATTAATCGAATGTGAAGCAGAGCCTGATGCTCTTTCATTAAGGGAAAAATATAGTGCCATTACCACAATTACCGATGAAGAACGCCAAGGTATTCTTGATCACTACGAAGACGAAGCAAGTCACTTTCCTTATCCCGAAAACGAAGATGATCCATTTGTTTATGTACCTGAGTTTTGGGAAGGTCCTCTTTTATTAATCGCTGAATACTTTGAAAGTGTGGTTGATGAAGAAGGTTCACTACGAATTAAATTGAATAATAGTTTTGTCCATAAAGTCGATGCCCAAGAAATTATTGATACCGTCATACTTGATCAAATCAAAAATGTTCTGATTTACACCAGATGCGCACGTGAACGTTCTAAAGTAAATGCTGAAATCCGTTATGAAAAATATGCCAATACTCTTGAAGAAGTAAAACTATTAAAAATGCTTGAAAAGAGTAATTTTTATGAAGTATTTGGCAAGGTTGAAAATCTAACAAAAGAAAAATTCTTAAAGGTGTTTGCTGAGAAAATCACCGAAAATAGCACCTCTGAAAATTCAAAAATAGCGATAACTGGCAGTGATTTAAAACTTGATAAAATAATAGAAGAGGCTATAAAAGAAGAGGAAGTCTAA
- a CDS encoding site-specific integrase — translation MGNIEKRGNAFRIVVSGGFDVNGKRIKHTMNYKPPEGLSPTKLKKDLDRVALEFEEKCNLGYVMDSNIKLIDFIEIWFKNYVGNKNLSPVTVRGYQNESIKIIEALGNVKIGQITPKHIQDFYAKIKGSTGVRGGDKFTVTPEYLAIVANMKQKDISDKAGINDDALRRLKKGGNTTYEIAYKVAAAIGKDFDILFLSTNPQREVSNETVLHYHKLLNNIMNTAVKWGVIAFNPIEKRVELPKSDRKEPAYMDDKEALAFLELLEEEPIKYKLALNLLIFSGLRRGEIGGLKWADIDFEDKIITVKRALKYVAGEGLFEGDPKTFKSRRSIKLPDFIFDLFKAYRVWQLEERIKVGDLWSDNDYIFTRWNGEPMSLDTIGGYLKKFTDKHELKQVHLHSLRHTNASILIASGVDLKTVSSRLGHSNLSTTGNIYAHVINSADAKASDTLDHILVTKARKAQ, via the coding sequence ATGGGCAACATAGAAAAAAGAGGCAATGCCTTCCGGATCGTTGTTTCTGGCGGTTTCGATGTTAATGGCAAAAGAATCAAACACACCATGAACTATAAACCCCCTGAGGGATTAAGCCCCACCAAATTAAAGAAGGATCTGGACAGGGTCGCCCTTGAGTTTGAAGAAAAATGTAATCTGGGCTATGTTATGGATAGCAATATTAAACTCATTGATTTTATTGAGATCTGGTTTAAAAACTACGTGGGCAATAAGAACCTCTCCCCGGTAACGGTCAGAGGCTATCAGAATGAATCGATTAAAATAATTGAAGCTCTGGGAAATGTCAAAATAGGCCAGATCACACCAAAGCATATACAGGATTTTTATGCAAAGATCAAAGGCAGCACCGGGGTAAGAGGTGGGGATAAATTCACGGTCACGCCGGAATATCTGGCAATCGTGGCCAATATGAAGCAAAAGGATATTTCAGATAAGGCCGGGATCAATGACGATGCCCTGCGAAGATTAAAAAAAGGCGGGAATACTACCTATGAAATAGCCTATAAGGTGGCTGCAGCTATTGGAAAAGATTTTGATATCCTCTTCTTGTCTACCAACCCACAAAGGGAAGTCTCAAATGAAACAGTGCTACATTACCACAAATTATTGAATAACATCATGAATACAGCCGTTAAATGGGGTGTTATAGCATTCAATCCCATTGAAAAACGGGTAGAGCTACCAAAGTCTGACAGGAAAGAGCCGGCCTATATGGATGATAAGGAAGCCCTGGCATTTCTTGAGCTACTGGAAGAGGAACCCATAAAGTATAAACTGGCTTTAAACCTGTTGATATTTAGTGGTCTGCGTCGTGGTGAAATTGGAGGGTTGAAATGGGCGGATATTGATTTTGAAGATAAGATCATAACTGTTAAGAGGGCTTTAAAATATGTAGCTGGTGAAGGATTGTTTGAAGGGGATCCCAAAACATTTAAATCCAGAAGAAGCATTAAGCTGCCTGATTTCATCTTTGATCTATTTAAAGCCTATAGAGTGTGGCAGCTGGAAGAAAGGATCAAAGTCGGGGATCTGTGGAGCGATAACGATTATATCTTTACCAGGTGGAATGGGGAACCAATGAGTTTAGACACGATCGGCGGTTATTTGAAGAAATTCACAGACAAGCATGAACTCAAACAGGTGCATCTGCATTCACTCCGGCATACAAATGCCTCTATACTAATAGCAAGCGGTGTGGATCTCAAAACAGTATCTTCACGGCTGGGTCATTCAAATTTATCCACAACCGGCAATATTTATGCCCATGTGATTAATTCAGCCGATGCAAAAGCCAGTGACACCCTGGATCATATTCTAGTCACTAAAGCACGTAAAGCTCAGTAA
- a CDS encoding diol dehydratase small subunit, whose translation MTQEQMLEQIVKQVMSSMSTAAAPAPAACGTVSKADYPIGDKRPELIFSATGKAYKELTLDKLLAGQLTPEDLRIRPETLELQAQVAESVKRDAFARNLRRAAELIAVPDARLLEIYNALRPYKSTKDELLAIASELKNQYNAPISASLVAEAADVYYNRKRSKEFL comes from the coding sequence ATGACACAAGAACAAATGTTGGAACAAATCGTTAAACAAGTTATGAGTTCTATGAGTACCGCTGCAGCTCCAGCTCCAGCAGCTTGCGGAACCGTTTCGAAAGCTGATTATCCAATCGGAGATAAAAGACCAGAACTGATCTTCTCTGCTACCGGAAAAGCTTACAAAGAATTAACCTTAGATAAATTATTAGCTGGCCAATTAACACCAGAAGATTTACGTATCAGACCAGAAACCCTTGAACTTCAAGCTCAAGTTGCTGAATCTGTAAAACGTGATGCATTTGCCAGAAACCTAAGAAGAGCAGCTGAACTAATTGCTGTTCCAGATGCTCGTTTATTAGAAATCTACAATGCCCTTCGTCCATACAAATCGACTAAAGACGAATTATTGGCGATTGCTTCTGAACTTAAAAATCAATACAATGCTCCAATTTCAGCTTCCTTAGTAGCTGAAGCTGCTGACGTATACTACAACCGAAAAAGATCAAAAGAATTCTTATAG